The following are from one region of the Bacteroidales bacterium genome:
- a CDS encoding response regulator, with protein sequence MSTSFNILWVDDEIDLLTPYFHFLKSKGYELHSCSNGTDALDLIKQSSYDLVILDENMPGLSGLQVLDEVKKIKPHLPVIMVTKSEEEDIMNSAIGANITDYLIKPVNPNQLLLAIKKVSEKVKLISEKSLQQYQSEFNHLTQQIMYAQNLEDWKKIYKNILFFEQQLELTHNESMLNVLQSQKIEANHTFCKYIKNNYLQWFSDTRQSLPLISSNLLSKKYFPLLNQYEKVALILIDNLRYDHWEAISKLLYNNFIIETDLYTAILPTTTSYARNSLFAGLMPSEIEKIFPDIWKNDDDEGLKNMYEEELLKRQCARLGIKKSFFFNKIITNHDGSHFLTQLPNLLQKFNQGVIIYNFIDILSHSQTESRTMRELANTDEAYRSIVYSWFEHSPLFEIFMKLAEEKYILFVTTDHGSIRVENPVKVIGERNLNTNLRYKQGRNMNYNAKEVFEIKEPSKAYLPKAMVTASYIFALNNDFFAYPNNFNQYVGLYRDTFQHGGVSLDEMLIPYAILKPKI encoded by the coding sequence ATGAGCACTAGCTTTAATATTTTATGGGTGGACGATGAAATTGATTTGTTGACACCTTATTTTCATTTTCTCAAAAGCAAGGGTTATGAGTTACATTCATGCTCAAACGGGACCGACGCATTAGATTTAATAAAGCAATCAAGCTACGATTTAGTAATTTTAGATGAAAATATGCCCGGTTTAAGTGGCTTACAAGTACTCGATGAGGTAAAAAAGATAAAGCCACACTTACCGGTTATTATGGTTACCAAGAGCGAAGAAGAAGATATAATGAATAGTGCCATTGGTGCTAACATTACTGATTATTTAATAAAACCCGTTAATCCGAATCAATTATTGCTTGCTATAAAAAAAGTTTCTGAAAAGGTAAAGTTAATTAGCGAAAAATCGCTTCAACAATATCAAAGCGAATTTAATCATCTGACACAACAAATAATGTATGCTCAAAATTTGGAAGATTGGAAAAAAATATATAAAAATATATTATTTTTTGAACAACAGTTGGAATTGACCCATAACGAAAGCATGCTCAATGTATTGCAATCTCAAAAGATAGAAGCTAATCATACTTTTTGTAAATACATAAAAAATAATTATTTACAATGGTTTTCAGATACTCGCCAATCGTTACCTCTTATTTCGTCAAACTTATTGTCAAAGAAATATTTTCCTTTGCTCAATCAATACGAAAAAGTAGCTCTTATTCTTATTGATAACTTACGTTACGATCATTGGGAAGCAATATCAAAATTGTTATATAATAATTTTATAATTGAAACTGATTTATATACGGCCATTTTACCAACAACTACATCGTATGCTCGAAATTCACTGTTTGCAGGTTTAATGCCTTCTGAAATTGAAAAGATTTTTCCAGATATTTGGAAAAATGACGACGATGAAGGTTTAAAAAATATGTACGAAGAAGAGCTATTGAAAAGACAATGTGCACGTTTGGGGATAAAAAAAAGCTTCTTTTTCAATAAAATTATCACCAATCATGATGGTAGTCATTTTCTTACTCAGTTGCCTAATTTACTTCAAAAATTTAATCAAGGAGTTATAATTTATAATTTTATTGATATACTTTCGCACTCTCAAACCGAATCGCGTACCATGCGTGAACTTGCCAACACCGATGAAGCTTATCGGAGTATTGTTTATTCATGGTTTGAGCACAGCCCCCTTTTCGAGATTTTTATGAAATTGGCAGAAGAAAAATATATTCTCTTTGTTACAACCGACCATGGTTCTATTCGGGTTGAGAATCCTGTAAAAGTAATAGGAGAGCGTAATCTTAATACCAATTTACGTTATAAACAAGGTAGAAATATGAACTATAATGCTAAAGAAGTATTTGAGATTAAAGAACCTTCTAAAGCCTACCTTCCGAAAGCGATGGTTACTGCATCGTATATATTTGCTCTAAATAATGATTTTTTCGCTTACCCCAATAATTTTAACCAATACGTTGGTCTTTATCGCGATACTTTTCAGCATGGTGGGGTCAGCTTAGATGAAATGTTAATTCCATATGCTATCTTGAAACCCAAAATATGA
- a CDS encoding alanine dehydrogenase → MTPKKTTIKSDTLRVTELLTQEEKLAFKHPSKRFVIGIPAEESNEENRIALTPLTVDLLINNGHEVLIQSNAGKAANFFDHQFSDAGAIIVKNKEEIFAQSDVLVKVSPLTDAEIGLMHEGQILLSILHVHTKNRDYIQRLIQKRVTCIAFEYLKDENDCYPIVRSMSEIAGNTSILIAAEYLSNAHHGKGEMLGGITGVNPSEVVILGAGTAGEYAARTALGLGAIVKIFDTSAYKLKRLQNNIGQRIYTSVIHPVVLANALKTADVLIGALRVLEQGPRFYVTEEMIKLMKKGSVVIDISIDQGGCIETSRLTTHASPVFEKFGVVHYGVPNIASRVSRTASYALSNILAPLILDLGYAGSINNLIKQNKGYRNGVYVFNGILTNPYIGEIFDLQYKPIDLLLAAF, encoded by the coding sequence ATGACGCCCAAAAAAACAACCATTAAATCAGATACTTTAAGAGTAACCGAATTATTAACGCAAGAAGAAAAATTAGCATTTAAACACCCCTCTAAACGATTTGTAATAGGTATTCCAGCAGAAGAAAGCAACGAAGAGAATCGTATTGCCCTTACACCTTTAACGGTCGATTTGCTCATAAATAATGGTCATGAGGTGCTAATACAATCGAATGCCGGTAAGGCAGCTAATTTTTTCGACCATCAATTTAGCGATGCTGGAGCTATTATTGTAAAAAATAAAGAGGAAATTTTTGCTCAATCGGATGTGCTAGTAAAAGTTTCACCCCTTACTGATGCCGAAATTGGCTTGATGCACGAAGGACAAATATTATTATCGATTCTTCATGTTCATACAAAAAATAGAGATTACATTCAACGTTTAATACAAAAACGAGTTACTTGTATTGCTTTTGAATATCTAAAAGACGAAAACGATTGTTACCCAATTGTTCGCAGTATGAGCGAAATTGCTGGTAATACGTCGATTTTGATTGCCGCCGAATATTTAAGTAATGCTCATCATGGCAAGGGCGAGATGTTGGGAGGTATTACGGGGGTCAATCCTTCGGAAGTTGTGATACTTGGCGCTGGAACGGCAGGCGAATATGCTGCCCGTACGGCACTTGGATTAGGTGCTATTGTTAAAATTTTCGACACTTCTGCTTATAAGCTTAAGCGATTACAGAATAATATTGGTCAACGAATTTATACATCGGTTATTCATCCGGTTGTTTTAGCTAATGCTCTTAAAACAGCCGATGTTCTGATTGGAGCTTTGCGTGTTTTGGAGCAAGGACCTCGCTTTTACGTTACAGAGGAAATGATTAAACTGATGAAAAAGGGTAGTGTGGTTATTGACATTAGCATTGATCAGGGAGGTTGCATCGAAACGTCTCGATTAACTACTCATGCAAGTCCGGTTTTTGAAAAATTTGGAGTTGTTCACTATGGGGTGCCCAATATTGCTTCTCGAGTTTCGAGAACTGCTTCATATGCTTTAAGTAATATTCTGGCACCATTAATCCTTGATTTGGGATATGCTGGCTCTATCAATAACCTAATTAAACAAAATAAGGGTTATAGAAACGGGGTGTATGTTTTTAATGGTATTTTAACCAATCCATATATTGGCGAAATATTCGATTTACAATATAAACCTATAGACCTGCTTTTAGCTGCATTTTAA
- the tsaE gene encoding tRNA (adenosine(37)-N6)-threonylcarbamoyltransferase complex ATPase subunit type 1 TsaE, with translation MRIEYTDINKISEVSTKIIKLANHFRIWAFYGEMGVGKTTLIAELAKQLGSSTLASSPTFAIVNEYPLPNDEKIYHFDFYRLSNLHELIEIGFEDYLTSGNYCFMEWPEIAEPILNQYSFLKIFIEQNEKGNRYISINV, from the coding sequence ATTCGAATAGAATATACCGATATAAATAAAATATCGGAAGTCTCAACAAAAATAATAAAACTCGCAAATCATTTTCGTATATGGGCTTTTTATGGCGAAATGGGTGTAGGTAAGACTACACTTATAGCCGAATTGGCAAAGCAATTGGGATCTAGTACATTAGCGAGTAGCCCTACATTTGCTATTGTTAACGAATATCCATTACCTAATGACGAAAAAATATATCATTTCGATTTTTATCGTTTATCCAATTTGCATGAGTTGATAGAGATTGGTTTCGAAGATTATCTTACATCAGGAAATTATTGTTTTATGGAGTGGCCAGAAATTGCCGAGCCCATATTAAATCAATATTCATTTTTAAAAATTTTTATAGAACAAAATGAAAAAGGAAACCGATATATTAGTATAAACGTATAA